One genomic region from Gemmobacter aquarius encodes:
- a CDS encoding nitroreductase family protein, with translation MPAANQPVLDYLASRLSHPAKVMQAPVPSEAELAAILSTALRTPDHGKLEPWRLVLIDRAAMVRLADLAEARARELGADAEKIDKGRGQFDRGTLAVAVIASPKPSGKIPAAEQFLSAGALCMNILHTATAAGWGANWLTGWVSHDAPFAARAFGCTEGETVAGIIHIGTPAAAMPDRPRPDLTRLLTRA, from the coding sequence CCCGCCAAGGTGATGCAGGCCCCCGTGCCGTCGGAGGCCGAGCTTGCCGCGATCCTGTCGACCGCCCTGCGCACGCCTGACCATGGCAAGCTCGAACCATGGCGTCTGGTGCTGATCGACCGCGCCGCGATGGTCCGCCTCGCCGATCTGGCCGAGGCCCGCGCCCGCGAACTCGGGGCCGATGCCGAAAAGATCGACAAAGGCCGCGGCCAATTCGACCGCGGCACCCTCGCCGTGGCCGTGATCGCCTCGCCCAAACCGTCCGGGAAAATCCCCGCGGCCGAGCAATTCCTGTCGGCCGGCGCGCTGTGCATGAACATCCTGCACACCGCCACCGCCGCAGGCTGGGGCGCGAACTGGCTCACCGGATGGGTCAGCCATGACGCCCCCTTCGCCGCCCGCGCCTTCGGCTGCACCGAGGGCGAGACCGTGGCAGGCATCATCCACATCGGCACACCCGCCGCCGCCATGCCCGACCGCCCGCGCCCCGACCTTACCCGCCTCCTGACCCGCGCATGA